The sequence GGCGAAGCAGAAGCCGGAGCCCAAGGCGGACAAGCCCAAGCGCGACTTCGCTCGCGTGAAGGACGCGCTCGGCTTCGACGAGAAGAAGCTCTGGGCCAACACGGTGTTCCCCGCCACGGACGCGGACAACTGGTTCGGCAGCGGCTCGGCGGCGTACTGGACGCTGCTCAGGGACCTGCCGGAAGGGGATGACCTCTCCAAGGCCTTCGACGCCCAGCGCGACGCGCTCGCGGACCTCAACGCCCGCTACCTCTACGTCACGGCCCGCGAGGGCGACGTGGTGCCCACCGCCGCGCGCACGGACTACGGCCGTTATGGCCAGTACGCGGTGCCTCGCATCAAGGGCACGTACCTGCTGCACCAGCTGCGGCTGACCCTGGGCAACGCGAAGTTCGCCAAGGTGATGGGTGCGGTGCACACGAAGTTCGCGAACAAGAAGCTCACCACCCAGGACTTCATCCGCACCGCTTCAGAGGCCGCGGGCCAGGACGTGGGGCCGTGGGTGAAGCAGTGGGTGGAGCGCGGGGGCCTGCCCGCGCCGCGCCTCACCTCCCGCGCCCAGAAGGCGAAGGAGGGCTTCGAGGTGACGCTGAAGGTGGAGCAGTCCGGCACGCCCTGGCGCTTCGCCACGCTGGTGGAGGTGCAGACGGAGAAGGGCGCCGTGCTGGAGCGCGTGGAGGTGAAGGGCGGAAGCGAAACCTTCACCGTGAAGGTCCCGGACCGGCCGGTGCGCGTGGTGTTCAACGTGGGCAACGACATCCCCGTGGCCCGCGAGCGCTACCAGACCCTGGCCAACACGCTGGATGACTGGGACAAGCTCCTCTTCGTGTACGGCTCCGCGCGCCAGGTGGAGTCCATGCGCACGCTGGCGACGAACTACCGCGAGCAGCTGGCGGACGCGTCTCCGGAGCGCCTGGCCCCGCTCAAGCCGGACGCCGAGGTGACGGACGCGGAGCTGGCGGACCGCGACCTGGTCGTCTTCGGCGGCCTGGAGGACAACGGGCTCATGGCGCGCCTGGCGGCGGAGAAGAAGCTGCCTGTCGAACTGGGCCGGCGCTTCTTCCGCTGGCAGGGAAAGACGTACGGCCGCGCGGATGACGGCCTCGCCCTGGCGCTGCCCAACCCCTGGAACCCGAAGCGGACGATGTACCTCTTCGTCGCCAACAGCGGCCTGGAGCTGTGGCACATGACGCGCTCGTTCCAGCGCGGCCTCCAGAGCTGGGCGCTGTTCCGCGCGGGCGAGGTGAGCGGCAAGGGCTTCCACGCCACCGAGGGCCTCACCCAGGAGCTGTCCGTGGAGCTGCCCGCCCCCAAGCTGGGCATGCTCACCCCCTGAGCCGCCGTCGCTGAAATCCAGAAGCACCCCAGGAAGGGCCGGCGGAGCGCACTCCCGCCGGCCCTTCTTGCGTTCGGCTGCTTCGTCCCTCTGGAACCCCAGGCCGATTTGACTCCGGCGGGGGGAAGGTTAAATCTCCCTTCAGAGAATGAATCGAGATTCAAAATCTGAGGCGCCCGTCAAAAGGCTGCGCTCTCGTCTGAAGGAAGCCACCGCTGACGCCATCCTGTTGGCGGCCGCGGCGGTGTTCGCTCGGGACGGCCTGCACGCGGCGAAGATGGAGTCCATCGCCGAGCAGGCAGGCGTGTCGGTGGGGACGCTCTACAACCACTTCACCGACCGCGCGGCCCTGCTGGACGCGCTGCGCGCGAAGCGCCGCCAGATGATGCTGGACCGGCTGGACGCGGCCCTGGCTCCCGTGGCGGAGCGGCCCGCTCGCGAACAGCTGCGCGCCTTCGTGACGGCGCTGTTCGCCCATGCGGCGGAGCGCGACGCGTTCGTGCGGGTGCTGGTGCAGCTGCCGGAGGACCCGGCGCGCAAGAGCCGCATCCTGGCGGAGCTCAGCAAGCGCGTGTCGGTCATCCTCGACCGGGGCATCCATGCCGGGGAGGTCCGCGCGGAAGGGCGCGCGTTCTACCCGAATCTCCTGATGGGAATGGTGCGCGGCGCATTGGACCGCCTGCGCGAGGACGACGCCGCGAACCCTCCGGCAGCCGCCTGGGCGGAGGAGATTCTCCGCGTCTTCTTGAAGGGCATCGAGGTCGACTGACATGGCGACAGCCGTCGCAACACCGGAGGTCCTGGCGCCGGCAACGCCCAAGGCCCCCGTCAACAAGTGGCTCGTCACGCTGTCGGTGACGTTCGGCACGCTGATGGGCGCCATCGACTCGTCCATCGTGAGCGTGGCGCTGCCTCAAATCCGCGGCGCTGTCGGCGCCACGGTGCAGGAGATCACCTGGGCCACCACCGGCTTCGTCATCGCCACGGTGATGGTGATGCCGCTCACGGGCTTCCTGGGCCGCATGTTCGGCCAGAAGCGCGTGTACCTGGCGTGCTTGGTGCTCTTCGTGGCGGGGTCGTTCCTGTGCGGCTTCGCGTGGAACCTGCCCACGTTGGTGCTCTTCCGCTTCCTCCAGGGTCTAGGGGCAGGCGCGCTTCAACCCACCGAGCAGGCCATCCTCCGGCAGACGTTCCCGCCGAAGGAGCAGGGCACCGCGATGGCCATCTTCGGCATGGCCGTGATGGTGGGCCCCGCCATTGGTCCCACGCTGGGCGGCTACATCGTGGACAACTGGCACTGGTCCTGGATCTTCTTCATCAACGTGCCGGTGGGCATCCTGGGCTTCTTCATGGTGGCCCGCTTCGTCCAGGAGGACGAACAGCTGCGCGCCACCGCGCGCCAGGAGGCCGAGAAGCAGCGCAAGCACATGGACTGGTCCGGCATCACGCTGCTCTGCATGGGCCTGGCCTCGCTCCAGTACTTCCTGGAGGAGGGGCAGGCGGATGACTGGTTCGAGTCCCCCATCATCATCATCTGCGCGCTCCTCTCCGCCACGTGCCTCATCGCCTTCGTCATCCGCGAGCTGACCGCGGAGGCGCCCGCGGTGAACCTGCGGCTGTTCAAGGACCCGGTGTTCGCGTCCGGCACGCTCCTGGGCGCGCTGGTGTTCGCGGTGCTCATGGCCAGCATGTTCCTGCTGCCGGTGTTCATGCAGGAGCTCCTGGGCTTCACCGCGACGCAGTCCGGCCTCTCGCTGATGCCTCGCACGCTGGTGATGATGGTGATGATGCCCATCGTCGGGCGGCTGTACGGCAAGGTGCCGGCGCGGGTGTTGGTGGGCATAGGCATCGTGTTCGCGGGCTTCGGCGCGTTCGAGATGAGCCACTTCTCGCTCTCCACCGGCTCCAGCAACATCATCGCGGCCATCGCGCTGCAGGGCGTGGGCTTCAGCATGATGTTCGTGCCGCTCAGCGCCACGGCGCTCGGCAGCATCCCGCGCGAGCGGATGGCGGACGCGACGGGACTCAACTCCCTCTTGCGCCAGATTGGCGGGTCCGTGGGCCTGGCCATCTTCACCACGCTCCTGTCGCGCTACACCGTGTTGTCCAAGGCCTCCATCGCGGCGCACCTGAACCCGGAGCGGTGGGAGGTCGCCAGCCGCATGGCCGCCACGCAGAAGGGGCTCATGCAGCACGGCCTGGACGCCGCGAGCGCCAGCATGGCCAGCCTCCAGATGATGGTGGGCAACGTGTCACGGCAGGCCATGGTGCTCGCGTTCGACAAGCTCTTTGTCTTGGCGTCGCTGATGTTCGTGGTGGTGCTGCCGCTCATCTATTTCCTCAAGGACCCCCCGAGCGTCGGGGGCTCCCACGAGAAACCGCACATCGACGTGGAGATTTAAGACATGGCAACGACAACGACTGCTCCCCAACTCGTCCCCGAAGCGGCGCCCGCGCCCGCCTCCGCGGCGCAGGCGAAGCGCGGCAAGAGGGGCTTCCTCATCCTCGGTGGCGTCGTGGCGGCCATCGTGCTGGCCATTGGCGGCTTCAAGATCGTCACGGCCGGGCAGGAGACCACCGACGACGCGCAGGTGGAGGCGGACGTGGTGCCCCTGGCCGCGCGCGTGTCCGGCCCCGTGGTGAAGGTGGCCGTGCTGGACAACGCCACCGTGCACCAGGGCGACGTGCTCCTTCAAATCGACCCGCGTCCGTATGAGGCGCGCGTGAAGCAGGCGGAGGCCGAGCTGGAGTCCGCGCGCGCCCAGGCCGTCGCGGCGGACGCGCAGGCCACGGTGGCGGAGGCCGGCGCGAAGGGTGGCCTCTCCAGCGCGAAGGCGCTCGTGTCCACGAGCACGTCCGCGGTGAGCGGCGCCCAGGCGCAGGTGGCGGCGGCCCGCGCGGCGCTGACTCGCGCGGAGGCGCAGGCCCGCAAGGCCACGCTGGACCTGGATAGGACCCAGAGCCTGCGTCAGCAGAACGTGGTGGCGCAGAGCGCGCTGGATGACGCGCAGACGGCCAACGAGACGGCGCAGGCCGCGCTCGAAGGCGCCCGCGCGCAGCTCGCCCTGGCGGAGGAGGGCCGGCGCACCGCGGAGAGCAAGGTGGCGGAGGCCAGGGGCCAGCTCGACGTGAGCGCCCCCATCGACGAGAAGATCGCCGCCGCCCAGGCCAGCGCGTCGCTGGCGCACGCGCGGGTGAAGGGCGCGGAGGCCGCGCTCGACCAGGCGAAGCTCCAGCTGGAGGACACGCGCGTCGTCGCCCCGGCGGACGGCCAGGTGTCCAAGCTGTCCGTGCACGCGGGCCAGCTGCTCACCCCCGGCCAGGCCGTGGCGGAGCTGGTGCCCACGACGACCTACGTGGTGGCGAACTTCAAGGAGACGCAGGTGGGTCACATGCAGCCCGGTCAGCGCGTGGAGGTGGAGCTGGACGCCTTCTCCGGTGAGAAGCTGGAGGGCAAGGTGGAGAGCCTCTCTGGAGGCACCGGCTCCCGCTTCTCCCTGCTGCCGCCCGACAACGCGTCCGGCAACTTCGTCAAGGTGGTGCAGCGCGTACCCGTGCGCATCTCCTGGGTGCACCCGCCGCAAGGCCTGGCCCTGCGCGCCGGCCTCTCCGCTGACGTGACGGTGCACACGAAGTAGGCCCCAGCCCGAAGCCCCACACCCCAGCGCCGCGCCCCGCACAGGGACGCGGCGCTTCTTTTTGGAGCTGACACGTCATGGCCAATCCTTGACGCGTCAATGGCCACGTCCGCCACTGCCGGGACATGGCCCCCGTCTGTAGAATGTGCAGTATTTCTGGAATTTCTGCGCTTCCCTTGAGGGGAGTGTCTTTTGCATCAGCTCCTTCCCCACCGCGAGGAGCAAAGGCATGAGCACGACCTACAAGATTCACCCGGCCATCGGCGTGGCCCGCGTCGGAGACAGCGAGGACTACTACCTCGGTCCCGAGGAGGCAGGAGGACTGCCGCTGGAGGTGGCGGGCGGCAGCGTGACCCGGTTTCGCGATGCCAGCATGGCGGTGCGCAGACAGGCGGCGCGCTTTCAAATCCACGCCTACGACTCGCCCGGCTCCAACGGGCGCAGGGTCCAGCCGGGTGAGGGCGGAATCAAAGACATCCGCTGGACGGTCCACCTGGCCAACAAGAAGTCCGCCTGGTACGAGTTCCGGCAGCAACAGGGTGCGGACGGCACCTACGCCGTCGACCACCCGCTGCGAAATCCTCGCACCGTGGGGAATGACCGCAACGCGCTCATCCTCGACGCGGGGCCGCGCACCGTCACCTGCCTGGGCAGCGCGGGCGGTCCCACCACCGTGCAGTGTGAGCTGCTCCCCGCGTCGGCCCGCCCTTCGCGACTCCTCCCCGAAGGCAGCGACATCACCACCCTGGGAAAGCTCGTCACGGATGCCCGGGGCTATCTCCACGCGGTAGGCGGCTACGGCAAGTCCGGCGTGTCGGTTCGCTATGACATCACGAGTGGCCTGCTGGAGGCCTGGGCGCGGTACCACACGCTGGAGAAGGTGAGCGGCCTTAGCGGGAAGGCGCAGGCCATCCTCATGGCGCTGAAGAGCATCGCGGACATTGGCTACGACACCCAGGCGGCGTTCGATGCCGCCGTCGCCTCCGTCCTCACGGCCCCCAGCCTGGGGCTCACGTCCGATCAGGTGACCCAGGCGCAGG is a genomic window of Corallococcus exiguus containing:
- a CDS encoding DHA2 family efflux MFS transporter permease subunit, whose amino-acid sequence is MATAVATPEVLAPATPKAPVNKWLVTLSVTFGTLMGAIDSSIVSVALPQIRGAVGATVQEITWATTGFVIATVMVMPLTGFLGRMFGQKRVYLACLVLFVAGSFLCGFAWNLPTLVLFRFLQGLGAGALQPTEQAILRQTFPPKEQGTAMAIFGMAVMVGPAIGPTLGGYIVDNWHWSWIFFINVPVGILGFFMVARFVQEDEQLRATARQEAEKQRKHMDWSGITLLCMGLASLQYFLEEGQADDWFESPIIIICALLSATCLIAFVIRELTAEAPAVNLRLFKDPVFASGTLLGALVFAVLMASMFLLPVFMQELLGFTATQSGLSLMPRTLVMMVMMPIVGRLYGKVPARVLVGIGIVFAGFGAFEMSHFSLSTGSSNIIAAIALQGVGFSMMFVPLSATALGSIPRERMADATGLNSLLRQIGGSVGLAIFTTLLSRYTVLSKASIAAHLNPERWEVASRMAATQKGLMQHGLDAASASMASLQMMVGNVSRQAMVLAFDKLFVLASLMFVVVLPLIYFLKDPPSVGGSHEKPHIDVEI
- a CDS encoding HlyD family secretion protein; its protein translation is MATTTTAPQLVPEAAPAPASAAQAKRGKRGFLILGGVVAAIVLAIGGFKIVTAGQETTDDAQVEADVVPLAARVSGPVVKVAVLDNATVHQGDVLLQIDPRPYEARVKQAEAELESARAQAVAADAQATVAEAGAKGGLSSAKALVSTSTSAVSGAQAQVAAARAALTRAEAQARKATLDLDRTQSLRQQNVVAQSALDDAQTANETAQAALEGARAQLALAEEGRRTAESKVAEARGQLDVSAPIDEKIAAAQASASLAHARVKGAEAALDQAKLQLEDTRVVAPADGQVSKLSVHAGQLLTPGQAVAELVPTTTYVVANFKETQVGHMQPGQRVEVELDAFSGEKLEGKVESLSGGTGSRFSLLPPDNASGNFVKVVQRVPVRISWVHPPQGLALRAGLSADVTVHTK
- a CDS encoding TetR/AcrR family transcriptional regulator, whose product is MNRDSKSEAPVKRLRSRLKEATADAILLAAAAVFARDGLHAAKMESIAEQAGVSVGTLYNHFTDRAALLDALRAKRRQMMLDRLDAALAPVAERPAREQLRAFVTALFAHAAERDAFVRVLVQLPEDPARKSRILAELSKRVSVILDRGIHAGEVRAEGRAFYPNLLMGMVRGALDRLREDDAANPPAAAWAEEILRVFLKGIEVD